From the genome of Cognaticolwellia beringensis, one region includes:
- a CDS encoding M56 family metallopeptidase: MIYDQWALAFNLLAVGVLAFIVANIFVSAVFWSLKGRLADYAVTTRKSLLWLSVLTPWFIAVCVTLVFSPLFQDDSTSNWLTDIAHWHHSDIFYFLSWHSISLLIFVGFSLYIFTKKIIVLYHNHQQISLLRRFGTEKRKQVFIIESPLPTAFTGGMLNPSCFISTGLIEQLGADDIEIILQHELAHVHHYDPMKKWLFSFFSAYFASNIKHLLLSMMSLSMEQDADSLFVKNQQQSNNVASTLIKFTKLAANYSIHPQYNSELFVHFCRHAIEQRVLHLLNDKQFKTFPKGGVLIAILFLVLISTTSVDSLHHVIETLFTH, encoded by the coding sequence ATGATTTATGACCAATGGGCATTAGCATTTAATTTACTTGCTGTAGGGGTATTAGCCTTTATAGTAGCTAACATATTTGTTTCAGCAGTATTTTGGTCTCTAAAGGGAAGATTAGCTGATTATGCTGTCACTACACGTAAATCATTATTATGGTTATCTGTGCTCACTCCTTGGTTTATTGCTGTATGTGTCACACTTGTTTTTAGTCCATTATTTCAAGATGATTCGACATCTAATTGGCTGACTGACATAGCGCATTGGCATCATTCAGATATTTTCTATTTCCTGAGTTGGCATAGTATTAGTTTGCTCATTTTCGTTGGTTTCAGTCTATATATTTTTACAAAAAAAATAATTGTGCTTTATCACAACCATCAGCAGATCAGTCTTTTGCGTAGATTTGGGACAGAGAAGCGTAAACAAGTATTTATCATTGAGTCACCTCTACCAACAGCATTCACAGGAGGGATGCTCAATCCTTCGTGCTTTATTTCAACGGGTCTTATTGAGCAACTAGGCGCTGATGATATAGAAATCATCCTTCAGCATGAGCTAGCTCATGTACACCATTATGATCCAATGAAAAAATGGCTTTTTTCATTTTTCTCAGCTTATTTTGCATCTAATATTAAGCATTTATTACTATCCATGATGTCTCTATCTATGGAACAAGACGCTGATTCTTTGTTTGTCAAAAACCAACAACAGTCAAACAATGTCGCTAGTACCCTGATAAAATTTACGAAATTGGCAGCTAACTATTCAATTCACCCACAATATAACAGTGAGTTATTTGTTCATTTTTGCCGACACGCTATTGAACAACGAGTACTACATTTACTCAATGACAAACAGTTCAAAACATTTCCCAAGGGAGGTGTTTTGATAGCCATACTCTTTTTAGTTTTGATTTCAACAACATCTGTAGATAGCTTACATCACGTTATTGAAACCCTATTTACGCATTAA
- a CDS encoding efflux RND transporter periplasmic adaptor subunit: MRSTFKILTLIGTLCFVGLSASFSSFAVSEKKVEESEPEKGPNRGRMLRKGDFAIELAIFETGVPPEFRVWATMDGKAIDPSKVELNVKLSRLGDGIDDINFYQEGEYLRGDMVIYEPHSFLVSLYAKYQGQTYDWQYDNFEGRTKIADDIALAMEIVTDFVAPSTFHETVEVYGRLILPADATSNVYARFDGLVEKVHVKLGDSVTKGQLLFTVESNESLQSYKVLSAQNGIVTKVNVTSGEQSKGRSLLQITNDKTLIAELAVFPKNLSTIRLGARTTLTINGVEAKKVSTIDSRILKVRDDQAKLFRVLVNNPDSVLSEGLFVSADIEIDSYDVAMAVERKALQSFRDFTVVYAKVGNEYEVRMLELGRVVGDEIEVLSGISIGTEYVTENSYILKADIEKSGASHDH; this comes from the coding sequence ATGAGATCAACATTTAAAATATTAACGCTAATAGGCACGCTATGCTTTGTTGGCTTAAGTGCGAGTTTCTCTAGCTTTGCCGTTTCAGAGAAAAAAGTAGAAGAATCTGAACCAGAGAAAGGCCCTAATCGTGGTCGAATGCTGAGAAAAGGTGATTTTGCTATAGAGTTAGCTATTTTTGAAACAGGTGTTCCACCAGAATTTCGCGTGTGGGCAACAATGGATGGTAAAGCTATAGATCCATCAAAAGTAGAGCTCAATGTAAAATTAAGTCGGTTGGGCGATGGCATAGATGACATAAACTTTTATCAGGAAGGAGAATACCTTCGTGGCGACATGGTTATTTATGAACCTCACTCATTTCTGGTTTCACTTTACGCTAAATATCAGGGGCAAACCTATGATTGGCAATATGACAATTTTGAAGGTCGTACCAAAATTGCGGACGATATTGCCCTGGCAATGGAAATTGTCACTGACTTTGTAGCACCATCCACATTTCACGAAACTGTTGAAGTCTATGGCAGGTTAATCTTGCCCGCTGATGCAACTAGCAACGTGTATGCTCGCTTTGATGGGCTTGTTGAAAAAGTACATGTAAAACTGGGAGATTCTGTCACAAAGGGGCAACTACTCTTTACTGTAGAAAGTAATGAAAGTCTGCAATCTTACAAGGTACTTTCTGCCCAAAATGGCATAGTAACGAAGGTTAATGTGACTTCTGGAGAGCAATCAAAAGGTCGTTCATTACTACAAATCACCAACGATAAAACATTAATTGCTGAGCTAGCTGTTTTTCCAAAAAACTTATCAACTATACGCCTTGGTGCCAGAACCACGTTGACGATAAATGGTGTTGAAGCAAAAAAAGTCAGCACCATTGATAGTCGAATTCTAAAAGTAAGAGATGATCAGGCGAAACTATTTCGTGTGTTAGTTAACAATCCAGACTCTGTGTTATCAGAAGGTTTATTTGTTAGTGCCGACATTGAAATTGACTCATACGATGTTGCTATGGCAGTTGAACGTAAAGCGTTGCAAAGCTTTCGAGACTTTACAGTCGTATATGCCAAAGTGGGTAACGAATATGAAGTAAGAATGCTCGAACTAGGCCGAGTAGTTGGCGATGAAATAGAAGTGCTAAGTGGTATCTCCATTGGCACTGAATATGTCACAGAGAATAGTTATATCCTCAAAGCCGATATTGAAAAATCTGGCGCCTCACACGATCATTAA
- a CDS encoding MATE family efflux transporter — MPTSSKSVADRSLLSLTWPIFIDLFFIFMINVADAWFLSRISDTAAASIGAIMPILGIAFALYSTLHQGGSSVASQRIGAGDLQKLATTYGVLFAILLFSGLVLTIIMLTFSPTFAQWMGLSDDMAAMASIYLSTIGMGTWILAIRFAAAGVLTSQGKTHWNMWSTFVMTIVNILFNYLLIDGKHGFPDLGVQGVALASVIAWLVSLCFTLLIITKHLKIKIALPKTWLLFKKDSAPILKISMPSVLEPMSWQLTQIVMTVMIVTMGELALATRIYTFNLLFTAILYGFAISAGVQIKVANFIGAKRFDDAHKQLILGLKLGIAGAMFFVFTLLAFSDQLFAVFTSNTDIWALGKLILFVAIIGEFGRSFNLIVGSSLRASGDARFISTFGFVIMWFFALPLAWLLGLHFAYGLVGIWLATSLDECIRGVIAFKRWNTGIWRTKGVYVEEYPVHEPSLNERIDCQEANDCFEVFNPEPAQPLTEPKI, encoded by the coding sequence GTGCCAACATCTAGTAAATCAGTTGCTGATAGAAGTCTATTAAGCTTAACTTGGCCCATTTTTATTGACCTATTTTTCATTTTTATGATAAATGTTGCCGATGCTTGGTTTTTAAGTCGTATTTCTGATACCGCAGCAGCTTCTATTGGCGCTATTATGCCTATTTTAGGTATTGCGTTTGCGCTTTACAGCACTTTGCATCAAGGTGGCAGTAGTGTTGCCTCGCAACGTATTGGTGCCGGAGATTTACAGAAACTAGCAACAACCTATGGTGTACTATTTGCTATTCTTTTATTTAGTGGCCTTGTTTTAACCATTATCATGCTGACATTTTCGCCTACATTCGCCCAATGGATGGGCTTGTCAGACGATATGGCTGCCATGGCAAGTATTTATTTAAGTACTATTGGTATGGGCACTTGGATATTAGCCATTCGCTTTGCTGCCGCAGGTGTTTTAACGTCTCAAGGCAAAACCCACTGGAATATGTGGTCAACCTTCGTGATGACCATAGTCAATATACTATTTAATTACCTATTAATTGACGGTAAACATGGTTTTCCTGATCTTGGCGTACAAGGTGTTGCCTTAGCCTCAGTCATTGCTTGGCTTGTCAGCTTATGTTTTACTTTATTAATTATTACCAAGCATTTAAAAATTAAAATTGCTTTACCTAAAACTTGGCTGCTATTTAAAAAAGACAGTGCCCCTATTTTAAAAATATCTATGCCGTCAGTGTTAGAGCCAATGTCATGGCAACTCACTCAAATAGTAATGACGGTGATGATAGTCACTATGGGCGAACTTGCTTTAGCCACTCGTATTTATACTTTTAATTTACTTTTTACTGCCATTCTTTATGGTTTCGCTATTAGTGCTGGTGTGCAAATAAAAGTAGCGAATTTTATTGGTGCTAAACGCTTTGATGACGCTCACAAACAACTAATTTTGGGTCTAAAACTGGGTATTGCCGGCGCAATGTTTTTTGTATTTACCTTACTGGCATTTTCTGATCAATTATTTGCGGTTTTTACCAGTAATACTGACATCTGGGCGTTAGGGAAATTAATCTTATTTGTCGCCATTATAGGTGAGTTTGGTCGAAGCTTTAATTTGATTGTGGGTTCGTCATTACGTGCCTCTGGAGATGCACGGTTTATATCAACGTTTGGCTTTGTCATTATGTGGTTTTTCGCCCTACCGCTAGCTTGGCTTTTAGGGCTTCATTTTGCCTATGGCTTGGTTGGTATTTGGTTAGCGACTAGCTTAGATGAATGTATTCGCGGAGTTATTGCTTTTAAACGATGGAATACCGGTATATGGCGCACTAAAGGTGTTTATGTTGAAGAATATCCTGTGCATGAACCTAGCTTAAATGAGCGGATAGACTGCCAAGAAGCTAATGATTGCTTTGAAGTGTTTAATCCTGAGCCAGCGCAACCATTAACTGAGCCAAAAATTTGA
- a CDS encoding SulP family inorganic anion transporter, translating into MLSRLYTFMPGLNVLFNYERQWFADDAKAALSVAAVALPVAIAYAQLTGVNAAVGLYSCVLPMIIYALFGTSKQLIVGPDAATCAVIAAVVTPLAAGDIVKHWQLVITMTAMTGFWCIIASRFKLGVLADFLSKPILMGLLNGVAITIIVGQFSKVFGFTFDEKYLLERLGGVPEYLSQAHVPTLLMALLTVSIYFAMKRIKPTWPASMFAIAFGAMLVWGFNLEQFDIKTIGIVDGGLPLFKAPDFNVGIIRELVMPALNLAIVSFVSMMLTARSFAAKNGYDIDADKEFMALGIANFASALSQGFAVSGADSRTAVNDANGGKTQLVSIIAAVIIAIIAIFLTAPLEFIPSAALGVVLIIASVHLLDLKSVWKLRLKDRQAFYLTLTTLFAVLFIGVIPGITLAVLLGLFQFIRTVMRPTDHILGMDINGVVRSLDTSDKAKPIDGIFIYRFNSPLTYFNSSFFKRRLLEQYARQKDDIECVIIDAVPCFTHLDLSVMAMLADLNVIFQKRGVRLEIAGRKRQLLAWFVNAEIKSGSEGIYVHSDLYLALRINQAKQLAAKEVQEAKEQEEQDKQEENTSSL; encoded by the coding sequence TTGCTATCCCGTTTATATACTTTCATGCCTGGCCTGAATGTTTTATTCAATTATGAGCGCCAATGGTTCGCTGATGATGCTAAAGCGGCATTGTCAGTTGCGGCAGTTGCTTTACCCGTTGCAATTGCTTACGCACAGCTTACTGGCGTAAATGCTGCTGTAGGGCTTTATTCCTGCGTGTTGCCCATGATCATATATGCGCTATTTGGCACGTCTAAACAATTAATTGTTGGGCCTGACGCTGCAACCTGTGCGGTTATCGCTGCCGTAGTAACGCCTTTAGCCGCCGGTGATATTGTTAAGCATTGGCAATTAGTTATCACCATGACCGCCATGACCGGATTTTGGTGCATCATTGCCAGCCGCTTTAAACTTGGTGTGTTAGCCGATTTTTTATCTAAACCAATTTTAATGGGGCTACTTAATGGTGTTGCTATTACTATTATTGTTGGCCAATTCTCAAAAGTGTTTGGCTTTACCTTTGATGAAAAATACCTACTTGAACGCTTAGGTGGCGTGCCTGAATATCTCTCACAAGCCCATGTGCCGACACTGCTCATGGCTTTACTTACGGTGAGTATTTATTTTGCGATGAAACGTATAAAACCCACTTGGCCAGCTTCTATGTTCGCAATTGCTTTTGGTGCGATGTTAGTTTGGGGCTTTAATTTAGAACAATTTGACATAAAAACCATTGGGATTGTCGATGGCGGCTTACCTTTATTTAAAGCACCTGACTTTAACGTTGGTATTATTCGCGAATTGGTCATGCCTGCACTTAACCTAGCGATAGTGAGCTTTGTCAGCATGATGCTAACCGCGCGTAGTTTTGCAGCCAAAAATGGTTACGACATTGATGCTGATAAAGAATTTATGGCTTTGGGCATAGCCAACTTTGCTTCGGCTTTATCACAAGGCTTTGCCGTGAGTGGTGCAGACTCTCGCACAGCGGTAAATGATGCTAATGGGGGTAAAACGCAATTAGTCTCTATCATAGCCGCCGTTATTATTGCCATTATTGCTATTTTCTTAACGGCACCGCTTGAGTTTATTCCCAGTGCGGCATTGGGCGTGGTGCTGATCATTGCTTCTGTACATCTTTTAGACTTAAAATCGGTTTGGAAGCTAAGATTAAAAGACAGGCAAGCCTTTTACTTAACCTTAACAACTTTATTTGCGGTACTTTTTATTGGTGTTATTCCTGGTATCACACTGGCGGTATTGTTAGGTTTATTTCAATTTATTCGCACAGTTATGCGTCCAACCGATCACATACTCGGTATGGATATAAATGGCGTTGTTAGAAGTTTAGACACCAGCGATAAAGCAAAACCGATAGACGGAATTTTCATTTACCGCTTCAACTCGCCATTAACCTACTTTAACTCGAGTTTCTTTAAACGTAGATTGTTAGAGCAATACGCAAGACAAAAAGATGATATTGAGTGTGTGATTATTGATGCCGTACCGTGTTTTACTCACCTAGACTTAAGTGTTATGGCAATGTTGGCTGACTTAAATGTTATATTTCAAAAACGCGGCGTACGCCTTGAAATTGCCGGCAGAAAACGTCAATTACTGGCGTGGTTTGTCAATGCGGAAATTAAATCAGGCAGTGAGGGGATATATGTGCATTCTGATTTATATTTAGCGTTGAGAATTAACCAAGCCAAACAACTAGCAGCTAAAGAAGTACAAGAAGCTAAAGAACAAGAAGAACAAGACAAACAAGAGGAAAATACTAGTTCACTTTAG
- a CDS encoding BlaI/MecI/CopY family transcriptional regulator produces MQLGELEKQVLEYLWKIQPADAKQVFSYFEKNRGGSLNTIQSTLERLFKKDLLGREKSGHAYQYYPKVERHELIGQLIKNVTHDFVSKDENSVIAAFSSISEDLDEQQLDKLEAMIEQQRQKLQKNA; encoded by the coding sequence ATGCAACTCGGTGAATTAGAAAAACAAGTTTTAGAATATTTATGGAAAATACAACCTGCTGATGCTAAACAGGTATTTAGTTATTTTGAAAAAAATAGAGGTGGATCACTAAATACTATACAAAGTACTTTAGAGCGATTGTTTAAAAAGGATTTACTTGGCAGAGAGAAAAGCGGCCATGCTTATCAATACTACCCCAAAGTTGAACGTCATGAATTAATAGGCCAACTTATCAAAAATGTTACTCATGATTTTGTTTCTAAAGATGAGAATAGTGTCATTGCTGCCTTCTCTTCTATTTCAGAAGATTTAGATGAACAACAGCTTGATAAGTTAGAGGCAATGATTGAACAGCAACGTCAAAAACTACAGAAGAATGCCTAA
- a CDS encoding TolC family protein, which produces MLIFISLVPTAIFAQQSPLQTIDLESAISRTISMHPELKSFALKAEVYSGYAQQAGVQSRPQIGFTIEDALGTGEHSGFKNAQSTLSISWLLDGELVKRKMATAKQYGSTVALEREVKALDLAAQTARYFIQVLVDKERLMLAKFSLKQANNSLKSIEQRVKVGKSSRIDKLKAQAEVAKRELDVEDLTHEVDASKYQLFAQWGGQVQTVNLSEQHKKSKVIGSLLSLPNLSLATGSDFNSLVNKLKQTPSVSLFATKKRIAQSEIELSRIETKPLWQFSTGLRRYQTTDDFGLVAGVSIPFGDTNQNEGKIRALHATQNELEAESLALVHKLNTQLYVLIEQMKHSQHVIHAVTEKVIPLLEQAFNEAEQAYNAGMYSYTEWMNTQQALINAQADLIGAYQNAHLNNIEIERLTGTSLVAINKASNAPFNKTSNEK; this is translated from the coding sequence ATGCTGATATTCATATCACTAGTGCCAACTGCTATTTTTGCTCAACAAAGTCCTTTGCAAACCATTGATTTAGAATCTGCTATTTCACGAACCATCAGTATGCATCCTGAACTTAAATCATTTGCACTTAAAGCAGAGGTTTACTCAGGTTATGCTCAACAAGCGGGAGTTCAGTCTAGACCACAAATCGGCTTTACAATTGAAGATGCCTTAGGTACTGGTGAACATAGTGGCTTTAAAAATGCTCAGTCAACCTTGTCGATATCTTGGTTATTAGATGGGGAGTTAGTGAAACGTAAAATGGCAACGGCTAAACAGTATGGCTCAACTGTTGCCTTAGAGCGTGAAGTAAAAGCCTTGGATTTAGCGGCACAAACGGCACGATACTTTATACAAGTTCTCGTTGATAAAGAACGATTGATGTTAGCAAAATTCAGCCTAAAACAAGCGAATAATTCATTAAAATCCATAGAACAACGCGTGAAAGTGGGAAAATCATCCCGAATAGATAAATTAAAAGCTCAAGCTGAAGTTGCTAAGCGTGAATTGGACGTTGAAGATTTAACTCACGAAGTTGACGCAAGTAAATATCAACTGTTTGCTCAATGGGGTGGACAAGTTCAAACAGTAAATCTTAGTGAACAGCATAAAAAGAGTAAGGTGATCGGGTCATTATTATCTTTACCAAACTTATCGTTAGCGACTGGTTCTGATTTTAATTCTTTAGTTAATAAACTTAAACAGACGCCTTCTGTTAGCCTTTTCGCCACCAAAAAACGAATTGCTCAGTCTGAAATTGAGCTTTCACGTATTGAGACTAAACCCTTATGGCAATTTTCAACTGGTTTACGTCGTTATCAAACAACTGATGATTTCGGCTTAGTAGCTGGGGTTTCGATCCCCTTTGGTGATACGAATCAAAATGAAGGGAAAATAAGGGCATTACATGCCACTCAAAATGAACTAGAAGCAGAGTCACTAGCCCTCGTTCATAAGCTCAATACACAGTTATATGTGCTGATCGAGCAAATGAAACACAGCCAGCATGTTATTCACGCAGTAACTGAGAAAGTCATTCCATTGTTAGAACAAGCATTTAATGAAGCCGAGCAAGCATACAACGCGGGTATGTATAGCTATACCGAGTGGATGAATACGCAACAAGCATTAATAAATGCTCAAGCAGATTTGATAGGCGCTTATCAAAATGCGCATTTAAACAATATTGAAATAGAGCGGTTAACGGGTACTTCCCTAGTTGCCATCAATAAAGCCTCTAATGCCCCTTTTAACAAAACAAGTAACGAGAAATAA
- a CDS encoding efflux RND transporter permease subunit gives MLEYLLRFSIRKSSIIMLVVLALAALGIWNFTKLPIDAVPDITNVQVMINTESPGYTPLEVEQRVTYPLETALAGIPNLVSTRSVSRYGLSQVTAIFSDETDVYFARQLVNERLLSAKSDLPFGLEPELGPIATGLGEIFMFTVDAEPGARNDEGELITATDLRTVHDWIIRPQLMQVQGVVEVNPIGGFKREILVAFDPKKLLTFGVSQQDVIQAIENNNDNKGAGFIEKNGAQWLLRIPGQAKSLKDLANIPVKSTNGSVVRISDVANVGEGKELRTGAATQNGREVVMSTVFMLIGENSQRVAKAVGLRLEEVKESLPTGITVTAVYDRTKLVEKTLDTVKMNLLEGALLVIVVLFLLLGNMRAALLTAAVIPFAMLMTITGMVQTKVSANLMSLGALDFGLLVDGAIIIVENCMRRLSAASSNGRSMELNERLSLVFDATKEVIRPALFGVFIITAVYLPIFALTGVEGKMFHPMAITVVIALCCAMFLSVTFVPAAIAILFKGPVKEKENIIIKSSLALYRPSLTFALKVRWFVVIAAIGLVGVAGFSVNKLGSEFVPNLDEGDIAMHALRIPGTSLSQAVELQKVLEEKINQMPEVERVFAKIGTADVATDAVPPSVADNFIILKPRSEWPDPNKPKSQFVEELAAVVEPIPGNRYEFLQPIQMRFNELLAGVRAELAIKVFGDEFETLTTLGNSINAAIANVEGIADVQVERTTGLPMMTINPNHEQLAKYGISIKDLQDQLATALGGTIAGKFYQGDRRSDIVVRLPEDLRTDVDALAYLPIALSEGKYVPLQEVAELELVEGANQVNRENGKRRVVVTANVRGRDLGSFVQDIQAAIESSVEVPAGYWIEYGGTYQKLQSASKRLSVVVPITLVMIIGLLFLALGSFKDSMIIFTGVPLALTGGIFALLLRDIPFSISAAVGFIALSGIAILNGLVMVSFIRELRREGAALDIAIIEGALTRFRPVLTTALVASLGFVPMALNTGIGSEVQRPLATVVIGGVISSTLLTLFVLPALYRLLHSHKETFPKGTTSSTADTKETVNV, from the coding sequence ATGCTCGAATATTTACTTAGATTTTCTATCCGTAAAAGTTCTATCATTATGTTAGTCGTACTAGCGCTTGCAGCACTAGGTATTTGGAATTTCACTAAATTACCAATTGATGCCGTTCCTGATATAACTAACGTACAGGTAATGATCAACACAGAATCACCTGGTTATACTCCGCTTGAAGTAGAACAACGGGTAACTTACCCTTTAGAGACTGCGTTAGCTGGCATACCTAATTTAGTAAGCACACGTTCTGTTTCTCGCTACGGTTTATCGCAAGTTACCGCCATATTTAGTGATGAAACCGATGTTTATTTTGCAAGGCAACTTGTTAATGAACGACTGCTTTCAGCGAAATCTGATTTACCTTTTGGTTTAGAGCCTGAACTTGGTCCAATAGCGACCGGATTAGGTGAAATATTTATGTTCACTGTTGATGCCGAGCCAGGCGCACGTAATGATGAAGGTGAACTTATTACTGCGACGGACTTAAGGACTGTACATGACTGGATTATTCGTCCTCAGTTAATGCAGGTTCAAGGGGTAGTTGAAGTTAACCCTATTGGCGGTTTTAAACGTGAAATCCTCGTTGCATTCGACCCTAAAAAGTTGCTGACTTTTGGTGTTAGTCAGCAAGATGTTATTCAAGCAATAGAAAACAATAATGACAATAAGGGTGCAGGGTTTATTGAAAAAAATGGTGCTCAATGGCTATTACGTATTCCAGGACAAGCCAAAAGCTTAAAAGACTTAGCTAACATACCTGTTAAATCTACCAATGGTAGCGTGGTCCGTATTTCGGATGTTGCTAATGTTGGGGAAGGGAAAGAATTAAGAACAGGTGCTGCCACTCAAAATGGTAGAGAAGTGGTGATGAGTACTGTCTTTATGCTCATTGGGGAAAATAGCCAAAGAGTTGCTAAAGCTGTCGGCTTAAGATTGGAAGAAGTGAAAGAAAGTTTACCGACAGGGATAACCGTTACCGCCGTTTATGATCGTACTAAATTGGTCGAGAAAACCTTAGATACGGTAAAAATGAACCTTTTAGAAGGCGCATTATTAGTTATTGTCGTGCTATTTTTATTATTAGGGAATATGAGAGCCGCTTTACTCACAGCTGCCGTGATCCCTTTTGCCATGCTAATGACGATTACAGGTATGGTACAAACTAAAGTTAGCGCCAACTTAATGAGCTTAGGAGCCTTAGACTTTGGCCTATTAGTAGACGGTGCCATTATTATTGTTGAGAACTGTATGAGAAGGCTTAGTGCAGCCTCTTCAAATGGACGTTCTATGGAATTAAATGAACGTTTATCACTCGTATTTGATGCCACTAAGGAAGTTATTCGACCGGCATTATTTGGTGTATTTATCATTACAGCGGTTTATTTGCCGATCTTTGCACTAACAGGGGTTGAAGGGAAAATGTTCCATCCTATGGCAATAACCGTTGTTATCGCTTTATGTTGCGCTATGTTTTTATCAGTAACTTTTGTACCTGCGGCTATTGCTATTTTATTCAAAGGTCCAGTAAAAGAAAAAGAAAACATCATTATTAAATCCTCACTTGCACTTTATCGACCTTCGTTGACTTTTGCGCTTAAGGTTCGTTGGTTTGTTGTTATAGCTGCAATTGGTCTTGTTGGAGTCGCTGGCTTTTCAGTCAACAAATTGGGCAGTGAATTCGTGCCAAACTTGGATGAAGGTGATATAGCTATGCACGCATTACGCATACCTGGTACTTCATTATCACAAGCAGTTGAACTTCAAAAAGTCTTGGAAGAAAAAATCAATCAGATGCCAGAAGTTGAGCGTGTGTTTGCCAAAATTGGTACCGCAGATGTTGCAACCGATGCCGTTCCACCGAGCGTTGCTGATAATTTTATTATTTTGAAACCACGTAGCGAATGGCCTGATCCTAACAAGCCTAAATCGCAATTTGTCGAAGAGCTAGCAGCAGTAGTAGAGCCTATCCCAGGTAATCGCTATGAGTTTCTTCAACCTATTCAAATGCGCTTTAATGAGTTACTTGCCGGTGTTAGGGCTGAGCTTGCCATCAAGGTTTTTGGTGATGAGTTTGAAACATTAACGACATTAGGCAACAGTATCAATGCCGCTATTGCTAACGTAGAGGGAATAGCTGATGTTCAAGTTGAACGAACAACAGGCCTTCCTATGATGACCATTAACCCGAACCATGAACAACTGGCAAAATATGGCATTAGTATAAAAGACTTACAAGATCAGCTGGCAACTGCCTTAGGTGGCACCATTGCAGGTAAGTTTTATCAAGGTGATAGGAGATCCGATATTGTTGTTCGTCTTCCTGAAGATCTAAGAACAGATGTTGACGCTCTAGCTTATTTACCAATAGCACTAAGTGAAGGTAAGTATGTGCCCTTGCAAGAAGTAGCTGAACTTGAATTGGTTGAGGGAGCAAATCAAGTCAATAGAGAAAATGGCAAACGTAGAGTGGTTGTTACTGCTAACGTCAGAGGAAGAGACTTAGGCTCTTTTGTTCAAGATATTCAGGCCGCTATTGAAAGCTCTGTTGAAGTACCTGCGGGTTACTGGATTGAATATGGTGGCACCTATCAGAAACTGCAATCTGCATCAAAAAGACTATCCGTTGTAGTGCCCATTACTCTCGTGATGATCATCGGTTTATTATTCTTAGCACTCGGCTCTTTTAAAGATTCGATGATTATATTTACAGGTGTTCCCTTGGCATTAACCGGTGGTATTTTTGCCTTGTTACTGCGCGATATTCCGTTTTCAATATCAGCAGCTGTTGGCTTTATTGCCCTATCTGGCATCGCCATATTAAATGGATTAGTTATGGTGTCATTTATCAGAGAACTGCGACGTGAAGGTGCTGCACTAGATATCGCCATTATTGAAGGGGCTTTGACAAGATTTAGACCTGTGCTAACTACTGCACTTGTTGCCTCACTAGGTTTTGTACCTATGGCACTTAATACTGGCATTGGCTCTGAAGTGCAACGTCCGTTAGCAACAGTTGTCATTGGTGGAGTAATTTCATCTACTTTATTAACCCTATTTGTACTACCTGCTTTATACCGTTTATTACACAGCCACAAAGAAACCTTTCCTAAAGGGACAACTTCTTCAACCGCTGACACAAAGGAAACAGTGAATGTTTAA